ACCGTTGACTGCTTCATATCGAGGCCTACTGAAAAGactatttttattatatttatgctTGTAGTGGCTTGCGTGTCCCTTTTGCTGAATTTGTTAGAGATCTATCACCTTGGATGGAAGAAAGTTAAACAGGGCATGACAAATGAGTTTGCCCCCGACCATGAGTCGCTGCACCGCGTCGACATTGCGGAGCCTGAGTGTTTGGCCTCTGCCTCCAGAACTGCCCCATCCAGCCTCAGCTACCCTCCCAACTACACAGATGTTACGGCGGGAAGCGGGGCGTTCCTGCCGCCCATGGGGCCAGCAGCCGTGCCCTCAGCAGCAGAGTTCAAGATGGACAACCTCCAGCAGGAGGATTCCCTCCGCCAGCCCTCCCCCTCTTCCCACTACTacatcagcaacaacaacaaccacaggcTGGCCACTCAGCAGAACTGGGCCAACCTGGCCACCGAGCAGCAGACTCGGGAGATGAAGGCCACCTCCCCTtccccatcctcctcttcctccaccagcACCgacagtgaacagcagcagcctgtcgATGCTGCACTGCTCCTTCCCACCAGCAACACCACCAGTAACACCAACATCACCAACACAACCGCCACTGccgcctccagcagcagcagccccgGCAGTGCCTCCAACGCAGGCAGCTGGGGTGGGGGGAAGAGTGAGCAGGAGGAAGgcaacatcaccaccaccacagtgGAGATGCATGAGCCTCCTGTAACGGTCAGCACAGACCCTCGGCGGCTCAGTCGGGCCAGcaagagcagcagcatcagagccAGGCC
This genomic window from Lates calcarifer isolate ASB-BC8 linkage group LG1, TLL_Latcal_v3, whole genome shotgun sequence contains:
- the gja3 gene encoding gap junction alpha-3 protein, with protein sequence MGDWSFLGRLLENAQEHSTVIGKVWLTVLFIFRILVLGAAAEEVWGDEQSDFTCNTQQPGCENVCYDEAFPISHIRFWVLQIIFVSTPTLIYLGHVLHIVRMEEKRKEKEEELRKANRFQEEKELLYRNGAEAGGGGGGKKDKPPIRDEHGKIRIRGALLRTYVFNIIFKTLFEVGFILGQYFLYGFQLRPLYKCARWPCPNTVDCFISRPTEKTIFIIFMLVVACVSLLLNLLEIYHLGWKKVKQGMTNEFAPDHESLHRVDIAEPECLASASRTAPSSLSYPPNYTDVTAGSGAFLPPMGPAAVPSAAEFKMDNLQQEDSLRQPSPSSHYYISNNNNHRLATQQNWANLATEQQTREMKATSPSPSSSSSTSTDSEQQQPVDAALLLPTSNTTSNTNITNTTATAASSSSSPGSASNAGSWGGGKSEQEEGNITTTTVEMHEPPVTVSTDPRRLSRASKSSSIRARPNDLAV